One region of Miscanthus floridulus cultivar M001 chromosome 19, ASM1932011v1, whole genome shotgun sequence genomic DNA includes:
- the LOC136526511 gene encoding pentatricopeptide repeat-containing protein At3g61360-like has product MPLRLLPPPRRAAAPLLTPTVPHLARLLLAHAPDTPPLLLALLPACSALLTPLLSHLLLSHSPPLPALSLYRRLLALRHFSVPESSLPVLLRLLARSRRHVHLSFPLLESLPSTHPHLLSTPALAVLLSTALSASAPGASFDAAVTCFDSAARVWARAGRAFGAAELNALLRAFCARGRVAEARALFHRYCDAYPPDTRTFNTLLLGFKEAGHAHALDIFYHDAVLRGFVPDAVSYCVRMDAYCKKGRFLDALELLEEMRNKGDCKPTLQVFTTLIYGAGIVRSAARARHLFDEMEKCGVTPDRGAHNALMGAYVRGRDLQSAMAVMGDMEREGIGLDDVSYNTMLCGFQRVGDLEGIWKVYSKMVSSGFMPRTRTTMLLMKVFCENGRPDLGLELWDYLMGKGCVPHRHALDILVTGLCCRGVVSEAYRCFREIIEMGMAPTDRAFRVLEGFLRRTREYRKVEEISQMMKAAQLEGHQIEEEAA; this is encoded by the coding sequence atgcccctccgcctcctcccgccgccccgccgcgccgccgcgccactcCTCACCCCGACCGTCCCCCACCTCGCGCGCCTCCTCCTCGCCCATGCGCCGGACACCCCTCCGCTCCTCCTCGCGCTCCTCCCGGCCTGCTCGGCCCTCCTCACGCCGCTCCTCTCCCACCTCCTCCTCTCGCACTCGCCGCCGCTCCCGGCGCTCTCCCTGTACCGCCGCCTCCTGGCGCTCCGCCACTTCTCCGTGCCGGAGAGCTCCCTCCCGGTCCTGCTCCGCCTCCTCGCGCGCTCCCGCCGCCATGTCCACCTCTCGTTCCCGCTGCTCGAGTCCCTCCCGTCCACGCACCCGCACCTCCTCTCCACGCCCGCGCTCGCCGTCCTCCTCTCGACCGCGCTCTCCGCGTCCGCCCCCGGTGCGTCCTTCGACGCCGCCGTCACCTGCTTCGACTCCGCCGCCCGCGTCTGGGCGCGCGCTGGCAGGGCCTTCGGCGCCGCCGAGCTCAATGCGCTGCTCCGCGCCTTCTGTGCCCGCGGCCGCGTCGCCGAGGCCCGCGCGCTGTTCCACCGCTACTGCGACGCGTACCCGCCTGATACGCGCACGTTCAACACGCTGCTGCTCGGGTTCAAGGAGGCCGGACACGCCCACGCGCTGGACATATTCTACCATGACGCCGTGCTGCGGGGCTTCGTGCCGGACGCCGTATCGTACTGCGTGAGGATGGACGCTTACTGCAAGAAAGGCAGGTTCCTGGACGCCCTCGAGCTGCTTGAGGAAATGCGCAACAAGGGGGACTGCAAGCCCACGCTGCAGGTGTTCACCACATTGATATACGGAGCTGGGATTGTGAGGAGTGCGGCGAGGGCACGCCACCTATTTGATGAAATGGAGAAGTGTGGAGTCACTCCTGACCGCGGTGCTCATAATGCGCTCATGGGAGCTTATGTGAGGGGTAGGGATCTGCAGTCTGCCATGGCGGTGATGGGTGACATGGAGAGAGAGGGGATCGGTCTAGATGATGTTAGCTACAACACGATGCTTTGCGGGTTTCAGAGAGTTGGCGACTTGGAGGGGATCTGGAAAGTGTACAGTAAGATGGTTAGCTCAGGGTTTATGCCGAGGACCAGGACGACGATGCTGCTCATGAAGGTCTTCTGCGAGAATGGACGACCTGACCTTGGGCTGGAGCTGTGGGATTATCTGATGGGAAAGGGATGTGTACCTCACCGGCATGCATTGGACATTCTGGTTACCGGTTTATGCTGTAGAGGTGTGGTTTCTGAGGCGTACAGGTGTTTCAGGGAAATAATTGAGATGGGGATGGCACCAACAGACCGAGCATTTAGGGTTTTAGAAGGTTTTTTAAGGCGGACACGGGAATACAGGAAGGTTGAGGAGATTAGTCAAATGATGAAGGCTGCCCAGCTGGAGGGGCATCAGATTGAAGAAGAGGCTGCGTGA
- the LOC136529356 gene encoding nifU-like protein 3, chloroplastic, whose amino-acid sequence MRLCLRQAAAAATCSSPLAATLRGKSSPSSLAHGRLSFSHTSLQTTPDHRRHRAGWAVRVLPLTEENVEKVLDEVRPSLMADGGNVALHEIDGLVVVLKLQGACGSCPSSTMTLKMGIETRLRDKIPDILEVEQIVDTETGLDLTADNVEKVLDEIRPYLSGTGGGSLELLQIDGYIIKIRISGPAAGVMTVRVAVTQKLREKIPSILAVQLTE is encoded by the exons ATGAGGCTCTGTCTCCGGCAAGCGGCGGCCGCGGCCACCTGCAGCTCCCCCCTCGCAGCCACCCTCCGCGGCAAG AGTTCTCCAAGCTCCCTCGCCCATGGCCGGCTCAGCTTCAGCCACACGTCGCTGCAGACGACGCCCGACCACCGACGACACCGAGCAG GGTGGGCCGTGCGCGTGCTTCCGCTGACGGAGGAGAACGTGGAGAAGGTGCTGGACGAGGTGCGGCCGAGCCTGATGGCGGACGGCGGCAACGTGGCGCTGCACGAGATCGACGGCCTCGTCGTCGTGCTCAAGCTGCAGGGGGCGTGCGGCTCCTGCCCCAGCTCCACCATGACGCTCAAGATGGGCATCGAGACGCGCCTCCGCGACAAGATCCCCGACATCCTCGAGGTCGAGCAGATCGTCGACACAGAGACCGGCCTCGACCTCACCGCCGACAACGTCGAGAAG GTGCTTGATGAGATCAGACCGTACCTCTCCGGCACCGGAGGTGGAAGCCTCGAGCTTCTCCAGATTGATGGGTATATCATTAAGATCCGGATCAGTGGACCTGCAGCTGGTGTAATGACAGTAAGAGTAGCTGTGACACAAAAACTGAGGGAAAAAATACCTTCCATCTTGGCTGTTCAGCTCACAGAATAG